The Neodiprion fabricii isolate iyNeoFabr1 chromosome 4, iyNeoFabr1.1, whole genome shotgun sequence genome window below encodes:
- the LOC124181434 gene encoding uncharacterized protein LOC124181434, with product MDPIKLRFYVEKYAKENRETKLVETFYATPKNRSITGKFYAKHEANTSMNAPQEYIDLIAKSVSYVPKDTYKYRPPAVNMDYGWFTEPLIPRSKDPRLYFPAKQCDFIKNELLIRHQNKGVPEEKFKGVPFKS from the exons ATGGATCCAATCAAACTAAGATTTTATGTGGAGAAGTATGCTAAGGAGAACCGAGAAACCAAATTGGTTGAAACTTTTTATGCCACGCCCAAGAATAGGTCAATTACtggaaaattttatgcaaaacaTGAAGCAAATACATCGATGAATGCTCCGCAAGAATATATCGATCTTATAGCCAAGTCTGTGAGCTACGTGCCAAAGGACACTTATAAATATCGTCCACCCGCTGTTAACATGGA CTACGGTTGGTTCACAGAGCCATTGATACCAAGATCTAAAGATCCACGGCTATATTTTCCTGCCAAGCAGTGTGACTTTATAAAGAATGAGTTACTGATAAGACATCAGAATAAAGGTGTTCCGGAGGAGAAATTCAAGGGTGTTCCATTTAAATCTTGA